A genomic window from Candidatus Saccharibacteria bacterium includes:
- a CDS encoding FAD-dependent oxidoreductase translates to MMAEQNIHDVVMIGAGPAALTAAIYTTREEIETVLYEKAIVGGLAATTDWIDNYPGYAQGIEGLKLADELREQAERFGAKIDFGTVEKIERSGDVIKLSVDDNEVLARSVLIATGSDHRKLGVPGEEEYFAKGVHYCATCDGAFYKEKRLIVVGGGNSGVQEALFLTRFATHIDLLVRSELRASEVLLRKLEEAKDKITVHTNVLVDEIIAENDVVVGAKIRNKQTDEQSVVNADGVFIFIGLIPNTWFLAGSDIELDEHGFVKANADLETSMPGVFVAGDVREGATMQIAAAVGDGATAALKMRQYLESKE, encoded by the coding sequence ATTATGGCAGAACAAAATATTCACGATGTGGTAATGATTGGTGCTGGTCCAGCGGCGCTAACGGCGGCGATTTATACAACCCGCGAAGAAATTGAAACAGTATTATATGAAAAAGCAATTGTTGGCGGTCTGGCTGCGACGACTGACTGGATCGATAATTATCCTGGCTATGCGCAAGGTATCGAAGGTTTGAAACTAGCTGATGAGCTACGCGAACAGGCCGAACGGTTTGGTGCAAAAATTGATTTTGGTACGGTTGAAAAGATCGAGCGATCGGGCGATGTGATCAAATTATCAGTTGATGACAATGAAGTGTTAGCTCGATCGGTCTTGATCGCGACGGGTAGCGATCATCGTAAACTCGGCGTTCCTGGCGAGGAGGAGTATTTTGCAAAAGGCGTGCATTACTGTGCTACATGTGACGGTGCTTTTTACAAAGAAAAGCGATTGATTGTAGTTGGTGGCGGCAATAGTGGTGTCCAGGAAGCTTTATTTTTGACACGATTTGCCACGCATATCGATCTGTTGGTTCGTAGCGAACTGCGTGCCTCGGAAGTCTTGCTCCGCAAACTCGAAGAAGCAAAAGATAAAATTACCGTCCATACCAATGTGCTAGTCGATGAAATCATCGCCGAAAATGATGTTGTTGTCGGCGCAAAGATCCGTAACAAGCAGACCGACGAACAGAGCGTGGTCAATGCCGACGGCGTATTCATCTTTATCGGCTTGATACCGAATACATGGTTCCTAGCTGGTAGCGACATTGAATTAGACGAGCATGGTTTTGTCAAAGCTAACGCCGATCTAGAAACCTCTATGCCGGGTGTGTTTGTGGCTGGTGATGTCCGAGAGGGCGCTACAATGCAGATCGCAGCAGCAGTTGGCGATGGTGCAACGGCAGCTCTAAAAATGCGCCAATATCTCGAAAGCAAAGAATAG
- a CDS encoding alpha/beta fold hydrolase, translated as MIHGLADTGNLWRPVINMLPDNVNYIVLDLLGHGDSRHFLGQVYRSDYQARNVLATCLTLGCIGPYTFIGHSFGSIVAIKCAKQYPNTKRLILCSPPLYTRSISDRRLDLNDTESILFEIYRQSLKHPKGTVAIYNLINALHLGGPSKTALRKETFWAFRETLYSGIMNQKAADDLKRLKLPIDIIYGKLDPLIISKNITAIAEHRPNIKVKATLSDHALRSPMVKAIKNVLANSN; from the coding sequence ATGATTCACGGATTAGCCGACACTGGTAATTTATGGCGACCTGTTATCAATATGCTGCCAGACAACGTAAACTATATCGTGTTAGATCTGCTAGGACACGGTGACTCACGGCATTTTTTGGGACAGGTTTATCGTAGTGATTATCAAGCCAGAAATGTCCTCGCGACCTGTCTGACACTAGGTTGTATTGGACCGTATACGTTTATCGGGCATTCTTTTGGTAGCATTGTCGCTATCAAATGCGCCAAACAATACCCTAATACTAAACGATTGATCCTTTGTTCACCACCCCTCTACACTAGATCAATAAGCGATCGACGGCTGGATCTCAACGATACCGAGTCGATACTCTTTGAAATCTACCGCCAAAGCCTCAAGCATCCGAAAGGTACTGTCGCCATATATAACCTCATTAATGCATTGCATCTAGGCGGTCCATCGAAAACAGCCCTTCGCAAGGAAACGTTTTGGGCTTTTAGAGAAACGCTCTACTCTGGTATCATGAATCAGAAAGCCGCCGATGATTTGAAGCGATTGAAATTACCTATCGACATTATTTACGGAAAACTTGATCCGCTCATTATCAGTAAAAATATTACTGCTATCGCCGAACATCGACCAAATATAAAGGTCAAAGCAACGTTGAGTGATCACGCTCTACGTAGTCCTATGGTAAAAGCCATTAAAAATGTACTGGCTAATTCAAATTAG
- the zwf gene encoding glucose-6-phosphate dehydrogenase, giving the protein MIDNAVKNQPLQIIIFGVTGDLARRKLLPALYHLIQSNDLPNNTRIIGITRHSTTEKDILEGMTRFIPEATDPRILRKLARMITIHRMDVTNAKDYKTLLSDLRESAESGSQRLYYLSIPAQAFSGIVSNLGLTGHNKKFRTESGLPKLLVEKPFGHDTESARTLINLTKEHFDEAQIFRIDHYIAKETAQNILTFRFENPLFESIWNARHVASIKLSAIETIGIEGRGAFYDQTGALRDIIQSHLLQVLALITMERPLNFGSTEIHRSKQRLLDSIMPIETDEVAPRVTRGQYEGYQAEANSIGSSTETFARLDVTINNEQWRKTPITIQAGKGLSDKYTEALVTFRPTEDAAGPNALIFRLQPNEGITIELQAKKPGTSNATETVTMDFDYNRSFSDRQAEAYERVIVDAIRGDQSLFASSREVMTSWKIIQTILDTWQLNSSDLRMYPLGTSPDNL; this is encoded by the coding sequence TTGATAGATAATGCCGTAAAGAATCAACCTCTGCAGATCATCATATTTGGTGTCACTGGTGATTTAGCGCGGCGCAAATTATTGCCTGCGCTCTATCACTTGATCCAGTCTAACGATCTGCCAAACAATACCCGAATCATCGGCATCACTCGTCATTCTACTACCGAAAAAGATATTTTGGAGGGCATGACACGATTCATCCCAGAAGCTACCGACCCACGTATTTTGCGCAAGCTCGCACGCATGATTACTATCCACAGAATGGATGTGACTAATGCCAAAGACTACAAAACATTACTATCAGATTTGCGAGAATCAGCAGAATCCGGTTCGCAGCGGCTTTATTATTTGTCCATTCCGGCTCAGGCCTTTTCTGGCATCGTTAGTAATCTCGGACTAACTGGGCATAATAAAAAGTTCCGAACTGAATCCGGACTACCAAAACTGTTAGTTGAAAAGCCGTTTGGTCATGATACCGAATCAGCTAGAACGCTCATTAATCTAACCAAAGAGCACTTTGACGAAGCGCAGATTTTCCGCATCGATCATTATATCGCCAAAGAAACCGCCCAGAATATCCTGACGTTTCGGTTTGAAAATCCACTATTTGAATCAATTTGGAATGCACGCCACGTTGCATCAATCAAGCTTTCAGCCATCGAAACGATTGGCATCGAAGGTCGCGGGGCTTTTTATGATCAAACTGGCGCCCTGCGCGATATTATCCAGAGTCATCTACTACAGGTCCTAGCGCTAATCACGATGGAACGTCCGCTCAATTTCGGCAGCACCGAGATCCATCGCAGTAAACAACGCCTGCTCGATAGTATTATGCCGATCGAAACCGACGAAGTAGCACCCCGTGTAACACGTGGTCAGTACGAAGGCTACCAAGCTGAGGCTAATAGTATCGGCTCGTCGACCGAAACATTTGCCCGTCTAGACGTCACGATCAATAACGAGCAGTGGCGCAAAACGCCGATTACGATACAGGCCGGCAAGGGTCTATCCGATAAATATACCGAGGCGCTCGTTACTTTTCGCCCAACCGAAGATGCTGCTGGTCCAAATGCCCTCATTTTCAGATTGCAGCCCAATGAAGGTATCACGATTGAGTTGCAAGCTAAAAAGCCTGGCACCTCGAACGCCACCGAGACAGTGACGATGGATTTTGATTATAATCGGTCATTTTCCGATCGCCAAGCCGAAGCCTATGAGCGCGTCATCGTTGACGCGATCCGTGGCGACCAGTCGCTTTTTGCCTCGAGTCGCGAAGTTATGACATCATGGAAAATTATTCAGACGATTCTAGACACCTGGCAGTTAAATAGTAGTGATCTACGCATGTATCCGCTCGGCACATCGCCCGATAACCTCTAG
- a CDS encoding trehalase translates to MAEKKSIIPKTIRANIVKTAGIAAIKPRDPDEIFDELFRDIQTTEIFNDNKIFIDLIPKKSPLLIMRAYRQERKRPNFNLADFVDRNFRHLKKQRQPVQTEPNNDATNYIAELWQELTITNRRNRGSLLALPYEYVVPGGRFQEQFYWDTYFIMLGLAHEKQWSLIEGMIKNYTYMIRCFGFIPTANRSYFLSRSQPPFFSHMIELLTKHRGQYTIVEYLPYLLRERQFWMRGQSTLKNEFSATRRVVRLEDKILLNRYFDNRSSPRPDTYIQDMSRAATTPEDYHNTMYLHLRAAAESGWDFSSRWFKDPQDINTIHTTDIVPIDLNCLLYHLESMITSAYRLIKQERLAKTYETAARRRAVAIEQYCWDEQRQFYYDYDFVKREKTSSDTLAAIFPLYVGIASKQQAAAVAHKLEKDFLKPGGLVTTLVDNDQQWDSPNGWAPMQHVAIKGLERYGYTELAAAVRERWLSTNQLVFDTHHKFIEKYDVITPGTLGGGGEYELQDGFGWTNGVFEILSSDDI, encoded by the coding sequence ATGGCCGAAAAGAAATCTATTATCCCAAAAACCATCCGGGCAAATATCGTTAAAACTGCTGGTATTGCTGCAATAAAACCGCGCGATCCTGACGAGATATTCGACGAACTATTTCGCGATATCCAGACCACCGAAATCTTTAATGATAACAAAATCTTTATCGACCTAATTCCGAAAAAGAGCCCTCTCCTCATCATGCGTGCCTATCGCCAAGAACGCAAACGGCCAAATTTCAATCTGGCTGACTTTGTTGATCGCAACTTTCGTCATCTCAAAAAGCAACGCCAGCCTGTTCAAACCGAACCGAACAATGACGCAACAAATTACATTGCCGAATTATGGCAGGAACTCACTATTACCAATCGTCGTAACCGCGGATCACTGCTGGCGTTACCGTATGAATACGTCGTACCGGGTGGCCGATTTCAGGAACAGTTCTATTGGGATACGTATTTTATTATGCTGGGACTGGCTCATGAAAAACAATGGTCACTGATCGAAGGTATGATAAAAAATTACACCTATATGATCAGGTGCTTTGGCTTTATCCCGACGGCTAATCGATCGTATTTCCTCAGCCGTTCGCAACCGCCGTTTTTTTCCCATATGATCGAGCTGCTCACAAAACATCGTGGCCAGTATACCATTGTTGAATATCTACCGTATTTGTTAAGAGAACGTCAATTTTGGATGCGCGGCCAGAGCACGCTAAAAAATGAATTTTCAGCGACTAGGCGGGTTGTACGGCTCGAGGATAAAATCCTCCTAAATCGTTATTTTGATAATCGATCATCGCCTCGACCTGATACTTATATCCAAGATATGTCACGCGCCGCCACTACGCCCGAGGATTATCACAACACTATGTACCTGCATTTACGAGCTGCTGCCGAGTCGGGTTGGGACTTTAGCTCGCGCTGGTTTAAAGATCCACAGGATATCAACACCATTCACACCACCGATATTGTACCTATCGACTTGAATTGTCTGCTCTATCATCTAGAATCAATGATTACTAGTGCGTATCGTCTCATTAAACAGGAACGCTTGGCAAAAACCTATGAAACTGCAGCTCGTCGTCGGGCAGTGGCGATCGAACAATATTGTTGGGACGAACAGCGCCAGTTTTACTATGATTATGATTTTGTAAAACGAGAAAAAACTAGTTCAGATACGTTAGCCGCAATCTTTCCGCTCTATGTCGGTATCGCTAGCAAACAACAGGCTGCCGCAGTAGCGCACAAACTTGAAAAAGATTTTCTAAAACCTGGCGGGCTGGTGACAACCCTCGTCGATAATGATCAGCAGTGGGATTCACCAAACGGCTGGGCACCAATGCAGCATGTCGCCATCAAAGGGCTCGAACGTTACGGTTATACCGAACTCGCCGCTGCCGTCCGCGAGCGATGGCTGAGCACAAATCAGCTCGTGTTCGATACGCATCACAAATTTATCGAGAAATACGACGTTATCACACCCGGCACACTAGGCGGTGGTGGTGAATATGAATTACAGGACGGTTTCGGCTGGACTAATGGTGTATTCGAAATACTCTCTAGTGACGACATATAG
- a CDS encoding DUF308 domain-containing protein: MAKHELENKARDTLAGVLVVEGVMAALFGIAALFWPGLTAAVFIKLFGVFVLVWGLVSLVHSFLGIGRSNLWWVESIFSLAALGLGIFLLRNPDVSAAVIILTVGFTLVARGIVDFLVGLFATDSEVRVNRWFYILMGLVGVAAGIAVLAHPVASGLVFVWALGFYMLLSGALNIGLAFRVRSIE, translated from the coding sequence ATGGCAAAGCATGAGTTAGAGAATAAAGCGCGTGATACGCTAGCCGGGGTGCTAGTAGTAGAGGGCGTCATGGCTGCTCTATTTGGTATCGCTGCGTTATTTTGGCCGGGCTTGACCGCTGCGGTCTTTATTAAACTATTCGGTGTATTCGTTTTGGTCTGGGGACTGGTTAGTTTAGTTCACAGTTTCTTGGGTATCGGACGTTCAAATTTGTGGTGGGTCGAGTCGATCTTTAGCTTGGCAGCGTTGGGTCTCGGTATCTTTTTGCTTCGCAACCCAGATGTTTCGGCGGCCGTCATCATCCTGACCGTTGGCTTTACATTGGTTGCACGCGGTATCGTAGACTTCTTGGTCGGTTTGTTCGCCACGGATTCTGAGGTGAGGGTCAACCGATGGTTCTATATACTCATGGGACTAGTCGGTGTAGCTGCTGGCATTGCAGTACTGGCTCATCCAGTAGCATCTGGATTAGTTTTCGTATGGGCACTTGGCTTCTACATGCTGCTCAGTGGTGCTCTCAATATCGGGCTAGCATTTCGTGTTCGCAGTATCGAGTAA
- a CDS encoding NAD(P)H-dependent oxidoreductase, giving the protein MKKVLVVIGSARKGRVADKVVSLVKADLANRKDISVEIADLADIDLPFFDNENAPSSPDYKIENENVQKWSDLVNGSDVVVLVTPEYNHNLSAIEKNAIDSLFVEWNDKPVIVVSYGWSGGSKSLAAIRELAPVVKLDLQATAELAFMKDIQVDGSVIDGGEAVSKIAAAFDVL; this is encoded by the coding sequence ATGAAAAAAGTTTTAGTAGTTATTGGTAGCGCCCGCAAAGGTCGGGTGGCCGATAAAGTTGTATCATTAGTAAAGGCCGACCTAGCTAATCGCAAAGACATTTCGGTAGAGATAGCTGATTTGGCCGACATCGATTTACCGTTTTTTGATAACGAGAATGCACCGTCGAGCCCAGATTACAAAATTGAGAACGAAAATGTTCAAAAGTGGAGTGATTTAGTCAATGGTTCTGATGTTGTAGTCTTGGTTACGCCAGAATATAATCATAACCTGTCCGCAATCGAAAAGAACGCAATCGACTCATTGTTCGTCGAATGGAATGATAAACCAGTAATTGTCGTATCATATGGTTGGTCTGGTGGATCGAAATCACTAGCCGCTATTCGCGAGTTAGCTCCAGTAGTCAAGCTCGACCTTCAGGCAACGGCTGAATTGGCTTTCATGAAAGACATCCAGGTTGATGGCTCGGTTATTGATGGTGGTGAAGCGGTTAGTAAAATTGCTGCAGCATTCGATGTACTATAG
- a CDS encoding DUF2207 domain-containing protein: MKRLSLVVLAVLLSLVTNLGFAAPNTRAASLNDFVISNYTIDYHLTRDNENRSVLVTDETIVAEFPSAGSVNHGIERYIPTSYDGHPTNISSISVTDEFGGSWNHTTYQSGDYTVLRIGDADRYVYGTQTYNITYTQRDVTKFFANTNSDEFYWDTNGTAWAVPISALSVKLEIDDSLIGALSGDTACYRGQYQSLDTCILTQADNIFTVSATNLTAGDNITIAVGFEKGTFGEYQQSLMEKLVIYWQWLQLATIPMAIILLVVAIIRFINLSNRKKELGTIVPEYIPPSNASVTVSADIITSTKGLTAQLIDLAVRHFIAIYETKPKSIFRQAEYTFKILRPIDPALRPEEQEILKDIFTTVDVGNEVSSKDLSKSVSVATRLQDNTGKTRKLIEDTYGLKVKDKTTSSKLYKLGHITLALGILSLSVSLVTVALIMYIMGAVIRPLTDEGLALRRYLLGLKMYISVAEEERLKMLQSPEGAEKSGVNANDPGQMVKLYERVLPYAILFGQEKEWNQRLGQLYESAHTTPDWYSGASLMAFNAAAFTSSMNSLTTSISSSGASSSSSGGSGGGGFSGGGGGGGGGGGW; this comes from the coding sequence ATGAAGCGTCTATCATTGGTAGTTCTAGCTGTTCTATTGTCTCTCGTCACGAACCTAGGCTTCGCTGCACCAAATACCAGAGCTGCATCGCTCAACGACTTTGTTATATCTAATTATACGATTGACTATCATTTAACACGCGATAACGAGAATCGATCAGTTCTCGTTACTGATGAGACGATAGTGGCAGAATTTCCGTCTGCCGGCAGTGTTAATCATGGTATCGAGCGGTATATACCAACTAGTTATGATGGTCATCCAACTAATATTAGTAGTATTTCGGTAACTGATGAATTTGGCGGTAGCTGGAATCATACAACGTACCAGAGTGGAGACTATACGGTTTTACGCATTGGTGATGCTGATCGGTACGTTTATGGAACACAAACCTATAACATTACCTACACGCAGCGTGACGTAACTAAATTCTTTGCCAATACCAATTCGGATGAATTTTATTGGGATACGAATGGTACGGCCTGGGCGGTACCAATTAGCGCTCTCAGCGTTAAATTAGAGATCGACGATAGCTTGATCGGTGCTTTGAGCGGGGATACGGCTTGCTATCGGGGACAGTATCAGTCGTTAGATACCTGCATATTAACGCAAGCTGACAACATATTTACGGTCTCAGCGACCAATTTAACGGCTGGCGACAACATAACGATTGCGGTCGGATTTGAAAAGGGTACCTTTGGCGAGTACCAACAATCCTTGATGGAGAAACTCGTGATATATTGGCAATGGCTGCAACTGGCGACTATACCAATGGCGATCATATTGTTAGTGGTGGCGATTATTCGGTTCATTAATCTATCGAATCGTAAAAAAGAGCTCGGTACGATTGTTCCAGAGTACATTCCACCGAGCAACGCCAGCGTCACGGTGTCGGCCGACATCATTACTTCGACTAAAGGTCTCACGGCGCAGTTAATTGACCTTGCAGTTCGTCATTTTATTGCTATCTATGAAACGAAGCCAAAGAGTATATTTAGGCAGGCCGAATATACGTTCAAGATTCTTCGCCCAATTGATCCGGCCTTGAGACCCGAGGAGCAGGAAATCTTGAAGGATATATTTACTACAGTTGATGTCGGTAATGAGGTTAGCTCGAAAGATCTATCGAAAAGCGTTTCGGTCGCAACCAGACTGCAAGATAATACCGGGAAAACGCGAAAACTGATAGAAGATACCTACGGGTTGAAAGTAAAAGACAAAACCACTTCATCTAAATTATACAAATTAGGACATATCACGTTAGCCCTGGGCATTTTATCTCTGAGTGTGTCGTTAGTGACGGTAGCACTGATAATGTATATTATGGGCGCTGTGATTCGGCCACTGACCGATGAAGGTTTGGCTTTACGTCGTTATTTGTTGGGTCTCAAAATGTATATCTCAGTCGCCGAAGAGGAGCGTCTCAAGATGCTACAAAGCCCAGAGGGTGCCGAGAAATCTGGTGTCAACGCGAATGATCCGGGACAAATGGTGAAACTCTACGAGCGAGTATTGCCATACGCGATTCTTTTTGGCCAGGAAAAGGAATGGAACCAGCGACTCGGCCAGCTGTATGAATCAGCTCATACTACTCCAGATTGGTATAGCGGCGCGAGCCTGATGGCATTTAATGCCGCAGCCTTTACTAGCTCAATGAATAGTTTGACGACTTCGATTAGTTCGAGTGGCGCTAGCTCGTCGTCATCGGGCGGATCGGGCGGCGGTGGCTTTTCCGGCGGCGGTGGTGGTGGCGGTGGTGGTGGCGGCTGGTAA
- a CDS encoding MFS transporter — protein MSNTNQAVKKSTHDQHDHKPALHHISTRQKVIVMLAVMSAMFLVSLDQTIIAAALGKIVEDFQSFGSLSWVVTAYMLTMTVTVPLAGKLSDMFGRKKLLISGVAIFTIASLLSGVAQDITSFILFRALQGVGAGVIFANAFTIIGDLFTPRERGRWQGLIGAVFALSSVAGPLLGGFFTDAHTIFGMTTDWRWNFWINIPIGIVSFILIWVYCPHIKHEKRHVIDYLGAAFLTLMLSTLILGVDNTESIFKSIIDAGVSLNTVRALLLGVSAISLIGFILVERKAKSPIIPLNFFRNPTFRYSMIIMTLFGAAFMAGILYLTQFNQQVFGSSATDSGMMLLPFVLTMSISSATGGIIMTKTGRYKLQMVLGLAVVTIAMFMMTRLTADSPYWFEAIAMAIAGLGMGQCMPTINNAVQNQFKQSELGAATSSTQLFRSLGSTVGTAVMGSILTAGVAVGLGSVSTMPFITELTKSPAASQILNGQAVDASLAVSLNEPSVKKQINESIEKSVVKLPEPQRTAALQQTKQAADDFYTKVTKAFADSLHQVFWISFGLSLAATVIAATLLPAGKLHGLRQSDIGIEG, from the coding sequence ATGAGTAATACGAATCAAGCTGTCAAAAAATCGACTCATGATCAACACGATCACAAGCCGGCCTTGCACCATATTTCAACCAGACAAAAAGTTATCGTTATGTTAGCGGTCATGAGCGCGATGTTCCTAGTATCATTAGATCAAACTATTATCGCCGCTGCGCTCGGCAAAATTGTCGAAGATTTCCAGAGTTTTGGTAGTCTCAGCTGGGTGGTGACAGCGTATATGCTAACGATGACCGTGACCGTGCCGCTGGCCGGCAAATTGTCCGACATGTTCGGCCGCAAGAAACTGCTCATTTCTGGCGTGGCCATATTTACGATTGCATCGCTCCTCAGCGGTGTAGCGCAGGATATTACCTCTTTCATCCTATTTCGTGCCTTGCAGGGTGTCGGTGCCGGTGTGATTTTCGCCAATGCTTTCACTATTATTGGAGATTTGTTTACACCTCGCGAACGTGGTCGCTGGCAGGGCCTGATCGGGGCGGTCTTTGCATTGTCATCGGTGGCTGGTCCGCTACTCGGCGGCTTCTTTACCGATGCGCATACTATTTTTGGCATGACGACAGACTGGCGCTGGAATTTTTGGATCAACATTCCAATCGGTATCGTTTCATTTATCTTGATTTGGGTATATTGCCCTCATATTAAACATGAGAAACGACACGTTATCGATTATTTGGGAGCAGCGTTCCTAACTCTGATGCTATCAACGTTGATTCTCGGTGTTGATAATACCGAATCAATTTTCAAAAGCATTATAGATGCGGGGGTTAGTTTGAATACTGTCCGTGCACTATTACTAGGCGTGTCGGCTATCTCGCTCATTGGCTTTATTCTAGTTGAGCGAAAAGCCAAATCACCAATTATTCCACTCAACTTTTTCCGTAATCCGACGTTCCGTTACAGTATGATTATTATGACGTTATTCGGCGCGGCTTTTATGGCGGGCATTCTCTATCTGACACAGTTTAATCAACAGGTGTTTGGCTCCAGCGCTACCGATAGCGGTATGATGCTCTTGCCGTTCGTTCTGACCATGTCGATTTCATCGGCGACAGGTGGTATCATTATGACCAAAACTGGCCGTTACAAACTCCAGATGGTGTTGGGTCTAGCGGTCGTGACCATAGCTATGTTTATGATGACTCGTCTAACCGCAGATTCACCGTATTGGTTTGAAGCCATTGCTATGGCAATCGCTGGTCTCGGTATGGGGCAATGTATGCCGACAATTAACAATGCCGTCCAGAATCAGTTCAAGCAGAGTGAACTAGGGGCAGCAACTAGCTCGACCCAGCTCTTTCGCTCGCTAGGCTCGACTGTCGGTACGGCTGTTATGGGCAGTATTCTGACGGCTGGAGTGGCTGTCGGTCTCGGTTCGGTATCGACTATGCCATTTATCACTGAACTCACGAAATCGCCTGCCGCTAGTCAGATCTTGAACGGGCAAGCCGTTGACGCCAGTTTGGCTGTCAGCCTCAATGAACCATCGGTTAAAAAACAGATTAACGAGTCGATCGAAAAATCTGTAGTAAAACTACCCGAACCGCAGCGCACAGCGGCCTTACAGCAGACCAAGCAGGCTGCTGATGATTTTTATACCAAAGTGACGAAGGCGTTCGCCGATAGCTTGCACCAAGTTTTCTGGATATCGTTCGGATTATCACTGGCTGCCACTGTGATTGCCGCGACGCTACTACCCGCCGGCAAATTGCACGGTCTACGCCAATCAGATATCGGTATCGAAGGCTAG